From Paenibacillus sp. FSL H8-0537:
AGGTCATGCCGAGACCCGTCCAGCGATGCCATAGCTCCCCAAGATCAATGATGTGCAGCCCTTCACTTCTCCAAGAAGCATGTATAGCCGGGTCGCCAATGATGAGCGCCCCATCCGCATCCTCAAGCATCTGGTCAAGCGACGGCTCAGCAGGAATATATTCCGCATCAAGATCGTAATAAAGCTTCATAAGGATTTTGAGCAAATTAACGGAAGTGGCTGAAGCGGTTGTGACCGCAATTCGCTGTGGACGCACTCGCTCAATCGGCTGCTTAAGGAACAGCAGAACCGAATTAACCCGGCCCTCCGATCCTACGCATAGCTCAGGGAGCAGCAAGTAGTCTCTGCTGTTTAAGCCGTAAGCATAGGATGAGACGGCCGAAGCCTGAAGCTCTCCTTCTCGCAGCTTGCGGTTAAGCTCTGCCGGAATGCGAGAGCACAGCCCCAGCTCAGAAGCATCAAGACGCTGATCAAGACCAACAAAGAGCGGCCATGCATTCGCGTAATCAATTTCTCCAATCATCAGGGGCAAGCTGTCATTAGTCAGCATCAGGCCCATCCCCCCATCTTGTAAACAAAGCATGTTCAATTCCCATGCTGTCTAATAACTTGCCAACCAGAAAATCAATCATGTCATCCATCGATTGCGGCTTATAATAAAAGGCAGGCATAGCTGGAACAATCGTTACGCCTAGTTTTGCAAGCTTAAGCATGTTTTCCAGATGAATCGCATGCAGCGGTGTCTCGCGTGGCAGCAGCAGCAGCTTGCGTCCTTCCTTGAGCATCACGTCTGCTGCCCTTGACAGCAAATCATCGGAAATGCCGTGAGCGATGGAAGCGAGCGTACCCATGGAGCAAGGCGCAACGACCATTCCCTGTACCCGGAAGGAGCCACTGGCAATGCTAGCCCCAATATCTGCATTCGGATGCAAAACAAGCCGCTTCGCCTGCACTGCCTCTGCAAAATGCAGCTCGACAGCAGCTTGTCTGCGGCTCGACACCCAGCCCAGCTCTTCCTTAAGCACTCTCCAGCCAGCCTCGGTTACAACGAGATGGACGTCAAAGCCCGCTTTGAGCAGCTCCTCTGCCAGCCGAATGCCGTAGATAGAGCCGCTCGCCCCGGTTATTCCGACTACCCATCTGCCTGCTGCGCCAGCAGCTCCGCCCCCTACCATTTGTGCAATACCATCAAATCAATAATCGCAAACAAAAACAAAACGACACTTAAAGTGCCATTCATTCCGAAAAACGAAAGCTGAACGCGGGAAAGATCGTTTGGACGCACCAGCCAATGCTGATAGAACAGCATAACAATCGCAAGCACCGTTCCAAGCAAATAAACCCAGCTCAAGTTTGTCATTATAAACAAAGTAACAAAACCTACTGCCGTCACCATATGGAAACTGCGGGCAATCCACAGCGCCTTCGCTACGCCAAACCGGGCAGGAATGGAATTCAAGCCTTCCTTCCGGTCAAACTCATAATCCTGCGTTGCATAGACGATATCGAAACCGGCAATCCAGAGCGCAATCGTTACGTAGAACACCCATGCTGCCGTGTTAAAGCCACCCGTAACGGCTACCCAGCCGCCAAGCGGCGACAAACCGATCGTTAGCCCCAGAAAAACATGGCACAACCAAGTAAAACGCTTCGTATAAGAGTAGAGCACCAGCAATACGACAGCAATTGGAAGCAGCTTCATCGCAAGCGGAGCCAGATTAGCCGCAGCAACGAAGAGCAGCACGAAGGAAACAATCGTAAACAAAAGCACCTCCGCTGACTTCAGCAAGCCTGCCGGAATAGCCCGGTTGCTTGTGCGGGGGTTGCGCAGATCAATCGCCGCATCAATGAGCCGATTAAGGCACATCGCGGCGCTTCGGGCGCCTACCATTGCAAGTGTAACCCAGCCGATTTCCGCCCAAGAAGGAAGACGCTGCTCCATGACAACAGCGCCCAGAATCGCTCCCATAAAAGCAAAAGGAAGCGCAAATATCGTATGCTCAAATTTAATCATTTCAAGAATAATGCGTATTTTGCGAATCATGTTGGCTTCTTCTCCTTTATGCCTATATGCAGCGCAGCAATGCCTCCAGTCAGCGGGTAGCCTTTCACCTGCTCAAGCCCTGCTTCTTCAAACAGTGCGGACAGCTGCTTTAGGTCAGGAAAAAGCTTTAATGAATCCGGCAGCCATTTATATTCCTGGAATCGCTTGGCTACCAGCTTGCCGATCATTGGCAAAATCCGTTCAAAATATAAATAATATAAGGCCTTGAATGGCTGCCAGCCCGGTTTTGAAAGCTCCAGACATACGACCTGTCCGCCCGGCTTCACGACGCGGTGCATTTCCTTAAGCACCTGCAAATAATCGGGTACGTTGCGCAGGCCGAAACCAATCGTTACATAATCAAAAGAATTATCCTCATAAGGCAATTGCATCGCATTGCCCTGCACAAGCGTAATTTGCTTGTCGAGTGAAAGCTGCTTCACTTTCTCATGGCCGACATTCAGCATATTTTGGCTGAAATCAAGTCCGCTTATGGCCCCGCTCTCGCTGGCCTGGGCTAGCGATATCGTCCAGTCGCAGGTGCCACAGCACAAGTCAAGCGCAGTCTGGCCCCGCTGTACATTCATTTTACGCATAGTAAACTTCCGCCACGCCTTATGACGCCGAAAGCTTAGCAGGTCATTCATTAAATCATATTTGGGAGCGATGTTTTCAAATACTGCATGCACATGCCCCTTGGAGTTTGCATCCATTCGTCTAAGGTCACCTCGTCTCGTTGAGAGCGGGAGCAAAACCCGCAATCTTGTAAAGCACCGCGTCCAAAATGTGCTGCAGCTCCTGAATCAGCTTGTCTGATTCCAGCTTGCCCGCAATCATCCGGACATCTTCCACAGCCTGCTGCAGCAGCACAGCAAGCTTGGCATGAATATCATATTGGTTAAACAAGCCGCTAATGAAACCAGCGTCCATCTGCGGACCTTCAAGCGCAAGTTGCTCTTCATCCGTACCAACCTGCAGAACATGCCAGTAGGCCCAGCTCTGGTGAAAACGCGCCGGCACTTTGCAGCGCGCAAGCTCCTCCAGCACAATCTCGCAGCAGCTTAAAGCGTGGAGCAGCTCCGTCCAATAAAGAGCTGCTGTACCTTCCAGCAAATCTTGAAAGGCAAGAAACAGCCCACTTTTCAGCTGGACCATGCTGCTAAAATAATCGTCAGCCTGAATGGCATCCTGCTGCATGCGTAAATAAAGGGTGATTTTGAGCCCGTTGACTTCGCATACCGCCTGGCTGATCTTGGCTATCATTGCAATCTCTCCGGCTTGTGCCAGCAGTTGGTAGAAACGGCCGCTGAAATAATCGCCGGCAAGCACCTTGAGCTGCCTTGAACGCATCTCGCGCTCCGAGCGGCTTCCATCCTCTACATCAATCTCATCATGCGTATCCAGCCCTAGCTGCACTAAAGACAGCACCAGCGCGAATAGCTCGGCCTTCTCCGCATAGGAGCGGGTTTCGCTAAGGAAAGCTTGAAGCAGGTGCAGACGCGAATCGGGAAAAGCAGGAAGCTGCGTATGGTTTTGAATCATGTCATAATCGACGTACTTCTTCGCTAATTGTGGTACACGATACGGTTTCATGGGGTAAGCCTCCGAACAGAGAAGCAGATATTGCCGCTCAATAATCTAAACTATTATAGCACAACTTTATGTAAGGCGCATATGAAGCTGCCCACAGGATTGGCATTTTTTCAAGGAGAAAGTCGGAGCAGGCCATTAGCCTTTACTCCGCAGCAGGTCTGGTAGAATAAGTAGGCACCGGCCCATACCATTTCGTCCACTCCGATGTGAAGCTCATCCGCAGCCTCTCCCGCCATATTTCATCATGCAGCGGATCAGCGCTGCCAAGCTCCCCAAGGCTTGCGAGCCAGTTGTCTGTGCGCCGAATATCCGCCGCAAGCAGCAGCCGTGATTTCACCGTGCTGTCTGCTAGATCCGTACGCTCTCCTCCAGCCAAACCTGCATTGCTTGGTAAAGCTGCCTCATGTGCTGGCACAGCGTAGCGGATCAGCACTCGGTTCACATTTTCCATTCTGGCAAATGACAACCGCAGCAATTGCTCTACATCGCGAGTCCATTCTGCCGGCAGCTCTCTTCCCGCCTTCACTTTAAACTCCACTGTCAGCAGGGAATTTTCCCACTCCACCCGCATAATAGGCGTAGCCAGCTGCAGGCCAATCATCATATCAACAAGATTGCTGTTCGTCAGCCTTGTTGCAGCAGATGGGCGAAATACAGCCACTTCCGCGCCCGATTCGGACTTTCGCATATCTGGCAGCAGGGAAAGCCCCGCCATTACCGCAAGCACTAAAACCAGCGACAGCAAATAAGGCCTTGCCATGCGCAATATAACCGCCCCTTTCAAGCGTAAACGGCTTTGTCATAATAATGGCAAATGCTCGTTTCGCGTAGAAATATAAGCCTTATGATGGGCAACACACCCCAATCATTCTTATATTTCAAGCGTAAACGGCTTTGCCAGCTTTGTGACAAAAGCTCGTTTCGCCCTTTTATACCAAGTGTGTACGCGCGAATATGTCCTCATACCCATTGTACAAACATTTGGTCCAGCCTATGCCTGGAGCGGCTGTTTTCGCATAAAAAAACTCCCGCCCTGCATCAAGGCAGAAGGGAGCGGCAGGTCGCTATTGGTCGGTCTCTATTTGGCCATGCTTCGTCATGATGACCGCTTTTCCCCGCACCTTGATGGCTGAAGTATGGTTCGTGAACTGCACGATCAGCACTTCGTTGCGATCCAGCTTTTCGGTGTGATGAAACTTCGTATCTTGTCCGCGGGTCAGCCCAATAACCTGTACCCCTTGATCCTTCGCCTTAATGACGATAAAATCGCTGTTTGTCGGCTCCATTTTCCATCCCCCTTGTCGTTCCTCTCTGATAGACAGGTCGTTTATAAGTGTCACACTTATAAACGCTTATCTATTAAAAAGCGCCCGAACGCTAACGTCCGGACGCCGATTTAACGAATGCTGCTGCTAGTTGGATACGAGATCCTTAAGCGATTTGCCTGGCTTGAAAGCCGGGATTTTGCTAGCCGGAATATCAATTTCCAAACCGGTTTGCGGATTGCGTCCTTTACGAGCTTGACGCTCGCGAACCTCGAAGTTGCCAAAGCCAACCAATTGGACTTTGTCGCCGCCTTGAAGCGCATCAGAGATGGCATCAAATACTGCATCAACTGCTTTAGTCGCATCTTTCTTGGACAGATCGGATAATTCAGCAACCTTGTTGATCAAATCCGTTTTATTCATTCGTTTCACCTCCCTATTAGGCAAATGAAGAGTCATCTTATCCCTCTTATTAACGGAATCACCTAAAAATATACATGCCATAGTTTTCTATGCATTTACCAAACCTATAGTAATACAGCCGTTTGGCAATTTCAAGTATTTCAGCGCGTTTCCGCATTTTTTCACGATTCTCATTAAAATAGGCTACCCATTTCGGCGTTTGTTCAGATGAATGAACGTAACGGCGAGCGCCAAAACGAGCACAACACCTTTGATAATATCATTGGAATAATACTGCACCTTCATCATGGTCAAACCGTTGAGCAGCACCCCAATCAGCAGCGCGCCAAAAAAAGTACCGATCACATTCGGCTTGCCCGCGCCAAACACGGAATAACCTACAAATACGGCCGCTACGGCCTCCATCATCATAGGCGCTCCAGCGTCAATTTGCCCCGTTCCAACACGTGCGGCGAACAATACCCCGCCAATCGCAGCGAAGACCCCTGAAGCCACATAGGCGGCTGTACGAATGCGGCGAACGCGGATGCCGGACAAGCGGGCTGCTTCTTCGTTGCCGCCTGTCGTTTGCATTTGACGTCCCCATTTGCTGTATTTGAAAAACAGATGGACGACTATAACAGCAATGACCATCAAAATAACAGGTACCGGAATTTGCCCGATTTTGCCTTGGCCCAGCCACAGGAAGGAGCTGTTGAAAACGCCAGGCGCAGTCGAACCGTCAGGCATTGGCATATTGTTGTAAATCGAGTAACCCTTCGTATATGTTTTGTGAATACCCGCTACAATGTACATCACGGCAAGCGTAGCGAGCAGATCCGGAATTCGGATGCGTACGATGAGCAGCGCGTTAAGCAGCCCTACCAAGGCGCCGATCGCGATTGCCACGATTAGTACAACAATAAGCGGCTGCTGAAACCACACCATCATAGCGGCGGTTACAACCGTTGTCAGTGACACCGTCGAGCCAACCGACAAGTCAAAGCCGTCTACCGTCAGCGAAAAGGTTACGCCAATCGCAACAAAGGTCACGATGGAAATCGAACGCAAAATATCAGAAAGATTGGCATAAGTGAAAAAATGCTCATCCCATAATGAGAAAAATAAAATGACAATGGCAATAACGATGAGCGAGCCATATTTAAATAAAAAGCTTGAAAACTTCTCCATTACACCGTTTCATCCCTTCCACCGCTGGCATATAGCATCAGCTTCTCCTGCGTCGCTTCACCGCGTCCAAACTGCTTGACGAGCTTCCCGTCGCACATAACCATAATTCGGTCGGCAATACCGATCGCCTCGGCAAATTCGCAGGTCAAATACACAATAGCTTTTCCTTGAGTTGCGAGCGTACCGATAATTTTGAAAATATCGCTTTTGGCGCCAATGTCAACGCCCTTGGTTGGCTCATCGAACAAATACACGCTTGCGCCGGTAGGCAGCCATTTGCCAATGGACACCTTCTGCTGGTTCCCGCCGCTCAGATGTGCGACCTTTTGCTCCGGTGAGGAGGTTTTGACCCCAAGCCGCCCAATTACAGCTTCAGCATTATTCGTCTCACGCTTCCCTGACAAAAAGCCGAGCTTGGATAGCAAGCTCAAAATCGGCAAGCTGAGATTATTTTTAACCGATTCCTCTACCAAAATCCCCTGCTTGCGGCGCTCCTCCGGCACAAGCACAAGCCCGCCTTTAAAAGCATCTGCTGGGGAAGCCAAATTGACGGCCTGTCCATTTACGCTTACCGTACCGCCATCCGCTTTGTCTGCACCGAACAGCAGCCGGGAAAGCTCTGTTTTCCCCGCTCCTACAAGGCCGACTATCGCGACAATTTCACCGCTCTTCACATCAAAGCTTACATCCTTAACCTGATGGCCCCTACGAATGCCGGTAACGTTCAGAAGCGGCTTCCCAATTGCAGCAGCAAGCTTCGGATACTCCTCCTCGAACACTCGTCCGAGCATGGCGTGGACGACATCCTGCATCGTTATGGCCGCTGCAGCCTCGGTAACAATCCTCTCTCCATCACGCATAACGGTGACACGATCGCAAATTTGAAATATTTCCGGCAGGCGGTGAGAAATGAATACGATGCCGATACCTTCTGACTTAAGCTGAGCTATAACACCGAATAACCGCTCCGCTTCTTCCAAACTCAAAGGGGCGGTCGGTTCATCAAAAATGACATATTTAGCTTTCTCGGTCAGTAAGCGCGCAATTAATACGAGCTGTTTTTCCGCAAGCGTCAGCTCTCCCGCCTTCCTCCGCACGGGAATACGCGCACCTAAACGAGCCAGAGTTTCCTCTGCCTCCTTCTCCAGCTTGCCCCAGTTCAACCACGCCTTGCTTCCTTTTGCCGAAATGCGATCCAGCATGACATTCTCCACTACGCTTAGCTGTGCAACCAGTGCGGTATCAACCTCCTGATAAACACAATGGATGCCCAATGACTTGGCATCCCCTGGAGAACTGATATGAACTTGCTGGCCATCGATTACAATGGTTCCTTCATCCTGGCTGTAGGCCCCTGATAAAATTTTCATCAGCGTGCTTTTGCCCGCGCCATTGGCGCCAAGCAGCGCATGGACCTCACCGCTTTGTAAGATAAAATCAACATTCCGGAGAGCGGGAATGCCGGAAAAAGCTTTCCGGATTCCCTTCATTTGCAATTGTTTGTCTGCACTCATCGTTTGCATCTCTCCATCCCTGCATGTGCCTATTGCTTAAGGCAAGCCCTTATTTCAATGCTTCCAAATCTTTCATCCAATCCTCATAACCTTGCGAACTGCTTCCCCAGCCTTTTACATGCTCGGAAAGCTCCGTAGTGCTAACTTTCGCTTCTGGCAACGCATCACGGTGAACGTATACCGGCTCCAGAACGACTAAAGGCTCATTCGCATCGCCTTTGAATTCTTTGTACAAAATACGAACTTGCACACGGCCGATATCTTTAGGATCAACAGCTGCTGAAGCGACCCACGGGCTCGTTTTGTCTTGAATCATTTGCAGATCCTCATCGCTCATGTCGATGCCGTATACTTTAATTTCTGTACGGCCAGCTTGCTGGATGGCACGGGAAGCGCCTTTAGCGAACTCATCCCAAGCCGCCCATACCGCTGTAATATCGCCTTTGTTCGGGTATTGGCGCAAAATCGCTTCCATCTGCGATTGTGTATCAAGTGCTGGGTTGTTCGCATTACCGAAAGCGGCAATTTCTTTAATGTCAGGATATTTCTCTTGGAACTGCTTGTAGGCCACTTGACGGCGCTCCATTGGCGCAAAGCCTGCTACCCATACTTTAACGATATTTCCTTTGCTGCCAGCATCTTTAGCGAGCTGCTCAAGCGTAATTTCAGCCATTTTCTGGTCATCCTGCTGCAATACAGGCACGCCATCCACTTTCACGTCTGCATCGAACACGACTACAGAAATGCCTTGCTCTTTCGCTCTTTTAATTCCCGCTTCGAGCGCCGCAGCTTGTCCATGGTCAATCAAAATGCCGTCAAAGCCTTGGTTGATGGCTGCATCAAGGTTTGAGGACATTTTCGCCAAATCATTGTCGGATGCGAAAACCGTTACTTCTCCCCCAAATTTTCCGGCTTGCTCTTTCACCCCTTCTACATATTGGGACGAAAAGGTTCCTGTATTAAATTGCATAACGAGCGCAAGTTTTTTACCTTTTAAAGCGGCCAAATCGCTGCTTCCGCCAGCTGCATTGTCTGCTGTAGCTTCAGCTGATGCTGTCGGCGAGGCCGATGCTTCACCTGCAGGCGCATTGTTTTTTGCCGTTCCGCAAGCCGATATTACCAGTAGTACCGCAGCTAGAAAAATTGTTAATGAAAGCTTACCCCATTGTTTCATGTTCTTTCCCTCTCCCCATCTCATGTCTCAACCATCATCAGTATATTGCTTCCTTGCAATCATATCACTTTATCCCACTATGTCAATCGGAATTTAATATATTGTCAAAAAAACTCGATTGACGCAACAATTGTCATTATAGTAACGCTTTTCAAAAATTGCAACCTCATTTTCAAAGCCCCAGCCGCCTGAGCACAAACCGCCGCAAATGCAGAACAGCCGTTGCTTGAAGACCTGATCGGCCTTTCAAGCAACGGCTGTTTTCAACTAGGTTTAGAAGCGTTACAAAATAATGGCGATCAGGCCACCAGACCCCTCGTTAATAATGCGGCCCAGCGTTTCCTGCAGTTTGTAGCGCGCGTTGTCCGGCATCATCGCAATTTTGCCCTGAATGCCTTCTCTTACAAGGGAATGCAGCGAGCGGCCGAAAATGTCGGACTCCCAAATTTTGATCGGGTCGCTCTCGAAATCCTGCATCAAATATCTTACGAGCTCTTCGGTCTGCTTCTCAGAGCCTATAATTGGCGCAAATTCCGATTCCACATCGACGCGGATCATATGGATAGATGGAGCAGTCGCTTTCAGCCTTACGCCGAATCTTGAGCCTTGGCGAATGAGCTCCGGCTCCTCCAGCGCCATCTCTGCAAGCGTCGGAGCCGCAATGCCGTAGCCAGTCGCCTTGACCATTTCCAGCGCTTCGGCGAAGCGGTCATATTCCCGCTTCGCATGGGAAAATTCCTGCATCAGCTGGAGCAAATGATCTTTGCCGCGAATTTCTACGCCGACCACTTCCATCAAAATCCGGTCATAAAGCTCATCCGGCGCATAAAGGTCGATCTCGGCTACACCCTGCCCCATGTTCATGCCGCTGAGTCCCGCCCTGGCGATAAAGTCGTAATCCATAAACTGCGCTACTACCCGATCCACATCCCGCAAACGGCGAATATCCTTCACCGTATCGCGGACCGAGTTTTCATAGTTGCTGCGCAGCCAGTGATTTTCATTCAGCACCATCACCCAGCTTGGCAGATTCACGTTGACTTCATGAACAGGGAACTCGTAAAGCACTTCCCGCAGTACCGAAATAACTTCCTCTTCCCCCATCGTTGCTACGCTGAGCGTAATGACCGGAATATCATATTTCGTTTGAAGCTCGGAGCGCAGCTGCAGCGCTTCCTCGCTGCGCGGACGCGTCGAGTTAATAATCAGCACAAAGGGCTTGCCTACTTCCTTCAGCTCGCTGATGACCCGCTCCTCGGCCTCTACATAGGAGCTGCGCGGGATTTCTGCGATCGAACCATCAGTCGTCACGACTACGCCTAATGTAGAATGCTCCTGGATGACTTTGCGCGTGCCGATTTCCGCTGCTTCCTGGAAAGGAATCGGATCATCGAACCACGGTGTTGTAATCATCCGCGGCCCATTTTCATCCTCATAACCTTTCGCGCCTTCCACCGCATAGCCGACACAATCGACCAGCCGCATGTTTACTTCCAGCCCTTCGGCTACTTTCAATTTCACCGCTTGGTTTGGCACAAATTTCGGCTCGGTTGTCATGATGGTTTTGCCCGCGGCGCTTTGCGGCAGCTCGTCTACGGCTCGTACACGATCAGCCTCACTCGTAATGTTAGGGAGCACCACCGTTTCCATGAACCGCTTGATGAACGTTGATTTGCCCGTGCGGACAGCCCCTACAACACCGAGGTAAATATCCCCACCGGTACGTTCGGCTATGTCCTTGAAAATGTCTACTTTCTCCACTGAATATCCCCTCCCAATTGATTTCCCGGTTCGCCGCCTTCCACCGGACAAGAGGGCAGGCCAGCGACGCAACTCGTACAGCTTTTAGGACTAGTAATATCCTATTGTTCCAGCTCTCCAATTATGACGATTGTTATCAATTCTTTTAAAGCTTAAGTCACGCTCTTGCCCTTCCAAGATTGAGTTATATGAAAAATACAGCTGCAGTATGCCAATACAGCAAAAAATCCTCCAAACCGATTCTCGAAGAATCAAGCTTGGAGGACGCCACTATCAGAATCTATGAAGATCAAATCATTACAGATTTACGATATCGCCTTCGGCTGTCCGTCCACCCAATAATAGACGGGCGCCTTTACTGGGACAAAAACATCCCGCTCAACCAACAGCTGGCGCAGGTCATAATCGGCCGCAAAGGTCGTTTTGCCATCCTTCTGGATCGCTTGCATCAGATCAGGGCCATAATCCGCATAAACCTGGCCTTTCTCGTCCAGCATTGCCGCCATCGTCAAGCTGGAGTAGCTGCTGACAATCGTAGGCGCTTTTTTGCCAAGCAAATTGTAATCCACGTAGTAAAAGCCCGGATAAGCCTCGTCGCCTTTCGGCAGCTTGCCCGCATTAGCAGTGGAATACGCCTGCACCCAGCTCGAAATATCGTTGATCTGCTGATAAATGCGCAAATCCATCAGCCGAACTTTAGGATCTGTTTCTTCATCCGTAATCAGAAAATAATAATTGCCGCCCTTCTCAAACGCCGCTGACGGAATATCGCCCAAATATCCTTTTCCTTGCAGCGGAACGAAATCAAGGATGAACTTCTCATATAACGGCGTTTCAGACGTGCTATTCTTAATGGGCAATACACCCGTATCTGCCATATACTCATCAATCGCAGCCTGTACATTCCGGACTGCCTCTTTCGGAGCGCCTTGATTTTGCGATAGGCGATCATTCGGATACATGCATCCGGTTAACACCAGCAGAGCGGCGGCTGTTGCCAGCAGCGCTGCCCTCCGCACCCATAGCTCGCGGCTAATTGGATGCGCAAACACAAAATTAAACATTTTAATGCGTCCCCCTATCTTCCAAAGCCTTACCAAAGCTTATCATCTTCCTCAGCCTGCCTCGCCAGCTGCTTAAGCACCGCCGCGCGAAGCGGGTCCATCGGAATTTCAGCCTGTACCTTGCCCTTCACACGCGCCTGGCAGGAAAGCCGCATGCCGTCTTCCAAGCCTGCAAGCTTGCGCCGTTCCACATCGCCGATCGGCATCAGCTCGCTGCCCGGCTTTACTTCCATTTTGCACATAAAACAAGCAGCTTTGCCATCGCAGCGCGTTCTTACCGCAATACCCGCTTGTTTTGCAGCGTCCAGCAGCGTCGTACCGGGGCGTACCTTGATTGTTTTGCCAGCAGGCAGAAACGTCACCTCGGCGCTCATATCAGCTGCCCTACCCGCTGCTCCGCAATCCAGCGGCGCACCTCCGCTTTCAGTGCTGTGCTCAGCTGATTGCGGCTTTCCAGCTGCTCAAGCGCTGCTGAATGGCGGGCTTCGTCCTCGCAATACGCTTCAATGATCAGCTCATAACGATCTCGGCGATCACGCAGCACATTAAACCATAGCTCATGAGCGAGCGGCACAACAGCCACTGTAGCAGCGAGAGCAGAGCCTTTACCAACCGTTATCTGCTCTGCGTATGGCAGCAGCAGCGAACGCACCTGCGTCTCATAACAGCTGTCATGTGCCCGCACAACAAACCCGCCTACAAGCTCAACGGTCACGCCGTCAATGAGATAGTGGCTCAGCCTCGAACGGTATATGCCCGACTCATCCAATACTGGAATATCTGTAGAAAATGGCTGAAGCAAGGCATGAAGACGATCGACGTCAGCCTCATCGGTGTATAAATCCAAATCTCTAGGTTCGCTGGTCAGCGCCGCGCCTCTCAGCATAAGCCCTGCGCTGCCCCCAACAACCCAAGGGGTACCGCTTCCGGCTGTCAGTTGGGCGATGGAGGCCAGCGCTTGCTCGATTCGTCTTCTAATGCTCATCACTTGCACTTCCTTTATCAAAAATAATGGCGGCGCTGCTCTATCAACTTCACCTACTCGTTAAAGCAGCAAATGACGAGGGGCAATTCGGCCAAGGTGAAACTTAAAACTGCTCGTATTTTAAAAATAAGTTTTATTAACCGCTTTAATGTTCACATCGACCGACTTTACAATCGCTTGGCAAGCAAGGCGATAGCCTTCTTCAAACTCTTCCGGGTCCATGCGATCCCATTCCTGATCCGTTATTCCTTCGAGCCCGCTAGCTCCTTCGATCACTTGACAGCGACATCGGGCACAGGTGCCACGCGTGCAGGAGAAAGCAAAATCCACATCATGCTTCATCGCTAAGTCCAGCAGCGACAGTCCGTCCTCCGCTTCTACAATCGCGGTTCTCGTTCTCCCCGTAAGCTCAATCATAAGCGCAACCGTCCCCTTCTCTATCTGGATGTATGTATGCCTTTCGTATAACCGTTAAATAATTGAAATGACTCCGCAAATAAAACCAATGAGCAGCAAAACAAAAGCAATTAGCGATAAAATAAATTTAACGATCCCCTTCGTCTTAATCCGGGCAAATGTAATGATTACCGCCGAAATGGCCATTAAGCCGATGCCGATCAGCGAAACCCACATTTTCATCATAGCATCCATAGTCGACTCTTCTCCCACTCTTCACCAATGTAATAAATGC
This genomic window contains:
- a CDS encoding HU family DNA-binding protein encodes the protein MNKTDLINKVAELSDLSKKDATKAVDAVFDAISDALQGGDKVQLVGFGNFEVRERQARKGRNPQTGLEIDIPASKIPAFKPGKSLKDLVSN
- a CDS encoding demethylmenaquinone methyltransferase; this encodes MDANSKGHVHAVFENIAPKYDLMNDLLSFRRHKAWRKFTMRKMNVQRGQTALDLCCGTCDWTISLAQASESGAISGLDFSQNMLNVGHEKVKQLSLDKQITLVQGNAMQLPYEDNSFDYVTIGFGLRNVPDYLQVLKEMHRVVKPGGQVVCLELSKPGWQPFKALYYLYFERILPMIGKLVAKRFQEYKWLPDSLKLFPDLKQLSALFEEAGLEQVKGYPLTGGIAALHIGIKEKKPT
- a CDS encoding UbiX family flavin prenyltransferase is translated as MVGGGAAGAAGRWVVGITGASGSIYGIRLAEELLKAGFDVHLVVTEAGWRVLKEELGWVSSRRQAAVELHFAEAVQAKRLVLHPNADIGASIASGSFRVQGMVVAPCSMGTLASIAHGISDDLLSRAADVMLKEGRKLLLLPRETPLHAIHLENMLKLAKLGVTIVPAMPAFYYKPQSMDDMIDFLVGKLLDSMGIEHALFTRWGDGPDAD
- a CDS encoding ABC transporter permease — encoded protein: MEKFSSFLFKYGSLIVIAIVILFFSLWDEHFFTYANLSDILRSISIVTFVAIGVTFSLTVDGFDLSVGSTVSLTTVVTAAMMVWFQQPLIVVLIVAIAIGALVGLLNALLIVRIRIPDLLATLAVMYIVAGIHKTYTKGYSIYNNMPMPDGSTAPGVFNSSFLWLGQGKIGQIPVPVILMVIAVIVVHLFFKYSKWGRQMQTTGGNEEAARLSGIRVRRIRTAAYVASGVFAAIGGVLFAARVGTGQIDAGAPMMMEAVAAVFVGYSVFGAGKPNVIGTFFGALLIGVLLNGLTMMKVQYYSNDIIKGVVLVLALAVTFIHLNKRRNG
- the mtrB gene encoding trp RNA-binding attenuation protein MtrB, producing MEPTNSDFIVIKAKDQGVQVIGLTRGQDTKFHHTEKLDRNEVLIVQFTNHTSAIKVRGKAVIMTKHGQIETDQ
- a CDS encoding heptaprenyl diphosphate synthase component 1, which translates into the protein MKPYRVPQLAKKYVDYDMIQNHTQLPAFPDSRLHLLQAFLSETRSYAEKAELFALVLSLVQLGLDTHDEIDVEDGSRSEREMRSRQLKVLAGDYFSGRFYQLLAQAGEIAMIAKISQAVCEVNGLKITLYLRMQQDAIQADDYFSSMVQLKSGLFLAFQDLLEGTAALYWTELLHALSCCEIVLEELARCKVPARFHQSWAYWHVLQVGTDEEQLALEGPQMDAGFISGLFNQYDIHAKLAVLLQQAVEDVRMIAGKLESDKLIQELQHILDAVLYKIAGFAPALNETR
- a CDS encoding UbiA-like polyprenyltransferase; its protein translation is MIRKIRIILEMIKFEHTIFALPFAFMGAILGAVVMEQRLPSWAEIGWVTLAMVGARSAAMCLNRLIDAAIDLRNPRTSNRAIPAGLLKSAEVLLFTIVSFVLLFVAAANLAPLAMKLLPIAVVLLVLYSYTKRFTWLCHVFLGLTIGLSPLGGWVAVTGGFNTAAWVFYVTIALWIAGFDIVYATQDYEFDRKEGLNSIPARFGVAKALWIARSFHMVTAVGFVTLFIMTNLSWVYLLGTVLAIVMLFYQHWLVRPNDLSRVQLSFFGMNGTLSVVLFLFAIIDLMVLHKW
- a CDS encoding menaquinone biosynthesis protein, whose protein sequence is MLTNDSLPLMIGEIDYANAWPLFVGLDQRLDASELGLCSRIPAELNRKLREGELQASAVSSYAYGLNSRDYLLLPELCVGSEGRVNSVLLFLKQPIERVRPQRIAVTTASATSVNLLKILMKLYYDLDAEYIPAEPSLDQMLEDADGALIIGDPAIHASWRSEGLHIIDLGELWHRWTGLGMTFAVVAVHKEAAAAFPQEIHDLHQAMLATKRHNLADLSPLVDKACSELGGERSYWLDYFTCLQYDFGQKLREGLALYFRYATQLGLLDHEAQLAFYEDNSAE